One window from the genome of Candidatus Abyssobacteria bacterium SURF_5 encodes:
- a CDS encoding response regulator: MRMAERVKVLVVDDEEIVLQSVRKVLKSDEEHEFVIDSVLSPDEGLRLLDAGKYDVVVTDLMMPGIDGLQLIDRVRQVDRDARIIMITGYATMRTALQALRKGAFDYIAKPFTKEELRTVVKNAAQVKKVSEGAEEPVEVAATDEIRSFFNQTYARMLPDGTMYFGVEPGFLATIGAPLSIEISKIGETVPQGLPFATITGSNMRVFNLRAPFSARIVEINEKAVRDFSIVREDPRGEGWLLHVIPTDFQNELENITPLQE, encoded by the coding sequence ATGCGTATGGCTGAACGCGTGAAAGTGCTCGTCGTTGACGATGAAGAGATCGTTCTTCAAAGCGTGCGGAAAGTGCTGAAGTCGGATGAGGAGCATGAGTTCGTGATAGATTCGGTGCTCTCGCCGGATGAGGGACTGCGCCTGCTGGATGCAGGGAAGTATGATGTTGTGGTGACCGACCTGATGATGCCGGGAATCGACGGCCTCCAGCTTATCGACCGCGTTCGGCAGGTCGACCGCGACGCGCGGATCATCATGATCACCGGCTATGCCACGATGCGAACCGCCCTGCAGGCATTGCGCAAGGGCGCATTCGATTACATCGCGAAGCCGTTCACGAAAGAGGAGCTGCGGACCGTTGTGAAGAACGCGGCACAAGTGAAGAAGGTGTCTGAGGGCGCCGAAGAACCGGTCGAGGTCGCGGCCACCGACGAGATTCGCAGCTTCTTCAACCAGACCTACGCGCGGATGCTTCCCGATGGCACCATGTATTTCGGCGTTGAACCCGGTTTTCTTGCCACGATTGGCGCGCCGTTGAGCATCGAGATATCAAAAATCGGGGAGACCGTTCCCCAAGGGTTGCCCTTTGCCACCATAACCGGCTCGAATATGCGCGTGTTCAATCTGCGCGCTCCGTTCAGCGCGAGAATCGTCGAAATCAATGAAAAGGCTGTGCGAGATTTCTCGATCGTCCGCGAGGACCCTCGCGGCGAGGGCTGGCTGCTGCATGTGATCCCGACGGATTTCCAGAATGAGTTGGAAAATATCACGCCGCTTCAAGAATAA
- a CDS encoding spermidine synthase: protein MMEGSSSQLCEKPADSVLLVHSRDSIKGSIYYVLFFLSGMSALIYEIVWTRRLTLIFGITVYSISTVLVAFMGGLALGSILVGSRIDKRRDPLRVYAFFEIGIGICALLLPFALSALNPAYRFLYQTMEASPYLMSLAKFLMSAGVLIVPTTMMGATLPVLSKFIVKQMDRSGAAVGSLYAVNTLGALSGCFLAGFVLLGWIGVSRSEWLAVSINILIGIAALIIYYMIGPNLPADDPEELPAREAEDSTYHPANLRLILLIFGLSGMAALAYEVLWSRILVFLLGSSIYSFSMILTVYLLGITGGSFLFSRHVDGIKKPLTVFGWLEILIGLTVLAGLVLFQRLPFSPYSLKSNPVAFIAINFFSTAIVVLPPTLLMGAVFPLVVKIYARRLGTLGRQTGTVYAVNTVGAIIGSFIAGFILIPLFGSKNSMLALILLSICCGLGLLFLAVRERESGALNYAAAVLVVLPMAGFPIGNDLMETLSVRLMQQRTNRDWKVIAFNEDATAAVAVAEDEEGTRLLTVNGISMTYRHAETQLMAHLPLAMMQNPKKVLIICFGMGTTFVSARHAGMDVDFVELCPDVVDSFQYYQEDPSMLTEPGARGIIADGRNYLLLSDKKYDLITIDPPPPPYSAGTVNLYTKEFYELCKRRLSPGGIVCQWIPIPASTEAQYKMLVRTFMEVFPHTSVWGSVNRLGTYLLATPERLDIDRGAFAAYFLRPEVRDDLSLYMKEAPGAKDMFSLLLLDEDSAKYYVQGAPVLTDDLPLIEFPLFHVKPYDEIMSMSLIYGR, encoded by the coding sequence ATGATGGAAGGAAGTTCATCGCAACTCTGCGAGAAACCTGCTGATAGCGTTCTCCTCGTCCACTCCCGCGATTCCATCAAAGGCAGCATCTACTACGTACTCTTCTTCTTGTCCGGGATGTCGGCGCTGATTTACGAGATCGTATGGACGCGCAGGCTCACGCTCATTTTCGGGATCACCGTCTATTCCATCAGCACGGTGCTCGTTGCGTTTATGGGCGGCCTGGCCCTCGGCAGCATCCTCGTCGGCAGCCGGATAGATAAAAGGCGAGACCCGCTCCGCGTCTATGCTTTTTTTGAAATCGGGATCGGTATTTGCGCATTGCTGCTCCCGTTCGCGCTCTCGGCACTGAACCCGGCTTACCGGTTCCTTTACCAGACGATGGAAGCGTCCCCCTATCTGATGAGCCTCGCGAAATTTCTCATGTCGGCCGGAGTCCTCATCGTCCCCACAACCATGATGGGAGCTACGTTGCCGGTACTCTCGAAGTTCATCGTGAAACAGATGGACCGGTCAGGCGCCGCAGTCGGCTCTTTGTACGCCGTCAACACTTTGGGCGCGCTCTCAGGATGTTTCCTCGCCGGCTTCGTCTTATTGGGATGGATCGGGGTCAGCCGCTCGGAATGGCTCGCCGTCTCCATAAATATCCTGATCGGAATAGCGGCCCTGATAATATATTACATGATCGGCCCGAACCTTCCCGCAGACGATCCTGAAGAGCTCCCGGCCCGCGAAGCCGAAGACAGCACGTATCATCCGGCAAACCTGCGGCTTATTCTCCTGATCTTCGGCCTTTCCGGGATGGCGGCGCTGGCATACGAGGTCTTATGGTCACGAATCCTGGTGTTTTTGCTCGGAAGCTCCATCTACTCTTTTTCCATGATTCTCACGGTGTATCTGCTGGGCATCACCGGCGGAAGCTTCCTTTTCTCACGACATGTAGATGGCATAAAGAAACCGCTGACGGTTTTCGGATGGCTTGAGATACTCATCGGTCTGACCGTGCTCGCCGGCCTCGTGCTTTTCCAGCGGCTGCCGTTCAGCCCCTATTCGCTGAAGTCCAATCCCGTCGCCTTCATCGCCATCAACTTCTTCAGCACCGCAATTGTCGTCTTGCCACCGACCCTCTTGATGGGGGCGGTGTTTCCGCTCGTGGTGAAGATTTATGCGCGGCGGCTCGGCACGCTCGGAAGACAGACGGGTACGGTATACGCCGTCAACACGGTCGGGGCAATCATCGGCTCATTCATTGCCGGATTCATCCTGATCCCGCTGTTCGGCTCCAAGAACAGCATGCTTGCGCTCATCCTGTTGAGCATCTGCTGCGGACTCGGTCTGCTGTTTCTCGCGGTCAGGGAGCGCGAATCCGGCGCGTTGAATTATGCGGCCGCCGTTCTCGTTGTCCTTCCCATGGCCGGTTTTCCCATCGGCAACGATCTGATGGAGACGCTTTCGGTCCGCCTGATGCAACAGCGAACGAATCGAGATTGGAAGGTAATCGCGTTTAATGAGGATGCCACGGCCGCCGTCGCCGTTGCGGAGGATGAAGAAGGCACGCGCCTGCTGACGGTCAACGGCATCTCGATGACGTATCGCCACGCCGAGACGCAGTTGATGGCGCACCTCCCGCTCGCGATGATGCAGAATCCGAAGAAAGTCCTGATCATATGTTTCGGGATGGGGACGACGTTCGTTTCGGCCAGACACGCGGGCATGGACGTCGATTTCGTCGAGTTGTGTCCGGACGTCGTGGACTCCTTTCAATATTATCAGGAAGACCCATCGATGCTGACCGAACCCGGCGCGCGCGGAATCATTGCCGACGGGCGCAACTACCTTTTGCTTTCAGACAAGAAATATGATCTTATCACCATAGACCCGCCGCCGCCGCCCTACAGCGCGGGCACGGTCAATCTGTATACCAAGGAGTTCTATGAATTGTGCAAGCGGCGGCTGTCGCCTGGCGGCATCGTCTGCCAATGGATTCCAATACCGGCATCCACGGAGGCGCAATACAAGATGCTGGTGCGGACGTTCATGGAGGTGTTCCCGCACACGTCGGTCTGGGGATCGGTCAACCGGCTGGGCACTTATCTGCTGGCGACGCCGGAAAGGCTTGATATCGACAGAGGCGCTTTTGCCGCCTACTTCCTCAGGCCGGAAGTCAGGGACGACCTCTCTCTGTACATGAAGGAAGCGCCCGGCGCAAAAGACATGTTCTCGCTGCTCCTGCTCGATGAGGATTCCGCGAAATACTATGTGCAGGGCGCACCGGTATTAACCGATGATCTCCCCTTGATCGAATTTCCGCTGTTTCACGTCAAGCCGTACGACGAGATCATGAGCATGTCGCTGATCTATGGGCGGTAG
- a CDS encoding protein kinase family protein yields the protein MGKVLGEKSRDWLCRRAAEFSSIPVEDLKVVSDTTEFMNIHRGHILELDGRHFLVTGYIYEARFGLSDEPKYWVKKAIDLEAGSQQIVKLSHREEFHMRIGRLRIRCYRNPHKEAQVLELVRGNPNFMQGYSLFDGRGNEVRVVDIIRGKSIYDVILNMNTTHEEYFYGPFPGILRKVAGCIASLQFLHDHNLCHGDIRNDHILIEQDTGLYRWIDFDLTQDFSDLDIWSVGNILQFCVGMGMKTFREVLQSDDYPASVKNDLCADDASAFYEHRIMNLQKLFPYIPDSLNDILLHFAVNTNRFYTSISQIVSDIDATLEEMSSPTDTRP from the coding sequence ATGGGTAAGGTTCTCGGTGAAAAATCTCGAGATTGGCTGTGCCGGCGCGCCGCCGAGTTTTCAAGCATTCCGGTGGAAGACCTGAAGGTTGTCAGCGACACAACCGAATTCATGAATATCCACCGGGGACACATCCTCGAATTGGACGGGCGGCATTTCCTGGTGACAGGCTACATCTACGAGGCTCGCTTCGGTCTCAGTGACGAGCCGAAATACTGGGTGAAAAAGGCGATAGATCTGGAAGCGGGGAGCCAGCAGATCGTCAAGCTTTCGCACCGTGAGGAGTTTCACATGCGTATCGGCCGCCTCAGGATTCGCTGCTACCGGAATCCGCACAAGGAAGCGCAGGTGCTTGAACTTGTCCGCGGGAACCCCAACTTCATGCAGGGGTATTCTCTGTTCGACGGGCGCGGGAACGAGGTGAGAGTGGTCGATATTATCCGCGGGAAAAGCATTTACGACGTCATCTTGAACATGAATACGACTCATGAGGAATACTTCTATGGCCCGTTTCCCGGAATTCTCAGAAAAGTCGCGGGCTGCATCGCATCTCTGCAGTTCCTGCACGATCACAATCTTTGCCACGGCGATATCCGGAACGACCATATCCTGATCGAGCAGGACACCGGGTTGTACCGGTGGATCGATTTCGACCTGACTCAGGATTTCTCCGACCTCGATATCTGGAGCGTCGGCAATATCCTGCAATTCTGTGTGGGAATGGGGATGAAGACGTTCCGGGAAGTTCTCCAATCAGATGATTATCCGGCATCTGTAAAAAATGATCTGTGCGCCGATGACGCCTCGGCCTTTTACGAGCACAGGATCATGAACCTGCAGAAACTTTTCCCATATATTCCCGACAGCCTTAACGACATCCTGCTTCACTTCGCAGTGAATACCAACCGATTTTACACCTCGATTTCTCAGATCGTTTCGGATATCGACGCTACGCTCGAGGAAATGTCCTCTCCGACGGATACCAGGCCATGA
- a CDS encoding menaquinol oxidoreductase, giving the protein MLEKAFYGSRSYYAWILFLLIVIGAGAGCYAYQLVDGLRITGMGRDISWGLYIAQLTFLVGVAASAVMVVIPYYLHNYKAFGKITVLGEFLAVSAVTMCGLFVIVDLGTPARAFNLILYPTPNSILFWDMIVLNMYLVLNIVIAWNVLSAERKSTPPPGWVKPLIYLSIPWAVSIHTVTAFLYAGLPGRHLWLTAILAVRFLGSAFAAGPSLLILLCLLVRKVSKFDPGREAIQSLAKIVTYALIASIFFVGLEFFTAYYSQVPGHIHSLEYLYFGLEGHAKLVPWMRISALLAIVALVFLVNPATRRNEKTLAVAAALTFISLWIEKGLGLVLAGFIPNPFEHITEYSPTAPELMITFAIYAIGLLILTVLYKVAISVKEEAA; this is encoded by the coding sequence ATGTTGGAAAAAGCTTTTTACGGAAGTCGAAGTTATTACGCGTGGATTCTGTTCTTGCTCATTGTAATCGGGGCGGGCGCCGGCTGCTACGCATATCAGTTGGTTGACGGCCTTCGCATCACCGGCATGGGCAGAGACATCTCGTGGGGGCTGTACATCGCCCAACTCACCTTCCTGGTTGGCGTGGCGGCGTCGGCGGTGATGGTCGTCATTCCGTATTATCTGCATAATTACAAAGCATTCGGCAAGATCACCGTTCTGGGAGAATTTCTGGCGGTTTCGGCCGTCACCATGTGCGGGCTCTTTGTTATCGTCGACCTCGGCACGCCGGCGCGCGCCTTCAACCTGATCCTGTATCCGACCCCCAACTCGATCCTGTTCTGGGATATGATCGTGTTGAATATGTATCTTGTGCTCAACATCGTGATCGCCTGGAACGTTCTTTCGGCGGAGCGCAAGTCGACGCCGCCTCCCGGATGGGTGAAGCCGCTCATCTACCTGTCGATCCCCTGGGCCGTGAGCATTCACACCGTGACCGCTTTTCTCTATGCGGGTCTTCCGGGAAGGCATCTGTGGCTGACCGCAATTTTGGCCGTCCGCTTCCTGGGATCGGCATTTGCCGCAGGTCCTTCGCTCCTCATACTCCTGTGTCTGCTCGTGAGGAAGGTGAGCAAGTTCGATCCGGGCCGCGAGGCCATCCAGAGCCTGGCAAAGATCGTGACGTACGCGCTTATCGCCAGCATATTCTTTGTCGGACTCGAATTCTTTACCGCATACTACAGTCAGGTTCCCGGCCATATACACAGCCTCGAGTACCTGTACTTCGGTCTTGAGGGCCACGCGAAGCTGGTCCCCTGGATGAGGATCTCGGCGCTGCTCGCGATTGTCGCGCTTGTTTTCCTCGTGAATCCTGCAACGCGGCGGAATGAGAAAACGCTGGCTGTCGCTGCCGCACTCACCTTCATTTCGCTCTGGATCGAGAAAGGGCTTGGCTTGGTACTGGCCGGCTTCATTCCCAACCCATTCGAGCATATTACCGAATATTCGCCGACGGCGCCGGAACTCATGATCACGTTCGCTATCTATGCAATTGGATTGCTGATCCTGACGGTGCTGTATAAGGTGGCCATCTCCGTAAAGGAAGAAGCCGCTTAA
- a CDS encoding radical SAM protein: MTQKVLLIRPWMIVSPRMSAYFTVIPPLGIGYVAAALEQAGREVRLLDIAAEGWSTLLPSSVHPDLSDEGMPEEAVVEIFNDFRPDLIGISNSSTPQFPSALRVARLAKRVLPKVPVVMGGVHPSSVPQEAISEEAVDFVVRGEGEIPAVELCEALGGTRPLSEVGSLLWKANGKVCSNPLARAFELTSLVPAYHLLPMERYFEAAALDTTVRGGHGRRWAPILTSRGCPYRCNFCSVHLLEGRKWRGRPPQHIVAEMEQLHENYGISVFTIEDSNFTFDIKRAVQICELIAQRLPEATFSLPNGIRADRIPQELVDALARANCSEVTVAIEHGDQEFLDSVIKKRLKLKGVVESVRRVRRKGIPVSGFFILGIPPETKQTLWATWKMALKLAKIGMLPQLNIAMPMPGTEMYEHALTNGFIAHPLQATDYLVIAEMRPLIDGPTLSGHSLLRAKTGIYLTALITAFVFNPKYFFTFPFIRSTLRDFSSFRTFKRRLRKILGLLGFSRASLERRAEATPEKSDKAAT, from the coding sequence ATGACTCAAAAAGTGCTCTTGATACGGCCATGGATGATTGTTTCGCCACGCATGTCGGCATATTTTACAGTGATACCGCCGCTGGGAATCGGGTATGTGGCCGCTGCGCTTGAGCAAGCAGGTCGCGAGGTCCGCTTGCTGGATATTGCAGCCGAAGGATGGAGCACGTTACTGCCTTCGAGCGTGCATCCCGATCTGAGCGATGAGGGAATGCCCGAAGAAGCAGTAGTAGAAATATTCAATGATTTCCGCCCCGATCTTATCGGAATCTCAAACTCCTCGACTCCTCAGTTTCCAAGCGCTCTTCGAGTCGCTCGCCTGGCGAAACGCGTATTGCCCAAAGTCCCTGTGGTGATGGGGGGCGTGCACCCTTCAAGTGTTCCGCAGGAGGCCATTTCGGAAGAGGCAGTGGATTTTGTTGTGCGTGGTGAGGGAGAAATACCGGCAGTTGAGTTATGTGAAGCACTGGGAGGAACGCGACCCCTTTCTGAAGTCGGCTCACTCTTGTGGAAAGCAAATGGGAAAGTCTGCAGCAATCCTCTTGCGAGGGCATTCGAGTTGACGTCATTAGTGCCTGCATACCATCTGCTTCCAATGGAGCGTTATTTTGAGGCGGCCGCACTGGACACTACGGTGCGGGGAGGACATGGCCGCCGCTGGGCGCCGATCCTGACAAGTCGAGGATGCCCATACAGATGCAATTTCTGCAGCGTTCATCTTCTGGAAGGCAGAAAATGGCGCGGCAGACCGCCTCAGCATATAGTCGCTGAAATGGAACAGTTACACGAGAATTATGGGATAAGCGTCTTTACGATCGAAGACAGCAATTTCACGTTTGATATCAAGAGGGCAGTTCAAATATGCGAGCTAATAGCCCAACGCCTTCCGGAGGCGACCTTCTCGCTTCCAAATGGAATCAGAGCCGACAGGATACCTCAGGAACTCGTTGATGCGCTGGCGCGGGCCAATTGCTCGGAAGTGACGGTCGCCATCGAGCATGGGGACCAGGAGTTTCTCGATAGCGTGATAAAGAAACGGCTGAAGTTGAAAGGAGTTGTCGAAAGCGTTCGGCGCGTTCGCAGGAAGGGCATTCCGGTAAGCGGGTTCTTTATTCTCGGCATCCCTCCCGAGACAAAGCAAACCCTGTGGGCGACCTGGAAAATGGCGCTCAAACTGGCAAAGATCGGGATGCTGCCTCAGCTAAACATCGCGATGCCGATGCCAGGCACTGAAATGTATGAACATGCTCTTACTAATGGCTTCATAGCTCATCCTCTGCAGGCAACGGACTATCTCGTCATCGCCGAAATGAGGCCGCTGATTGACGGTCCAACCTTGAGCGGACACAGTCTTCTCAGAGCCAAAACAGGTATTTACCTTACGGCCCTGATAACGGCATTTGTTTTCAATCCGAAGTATTTCTTCACCTTCCCGTTCATCCGGTCAACACTCCGAGATTTTTCCAGCTTCAGAACTTTCAAGCGCAGGCTCCGGAAGATACTGGGATTATTAGGTTTTTCAAGAGCTTCTCTTGAACGTCGTGCAGAAGCGACACCGGAAAAGAGCGACAAGGCTGCGACATAA
- a CDS encoding glycosyltransferase, with protein sequence MWLLELLFFGLTLFIGWMMFGYFLFIAFKGLFQNRKEPAFPESWPMISVIVPCFNEQSQILDKLNDLRALDYPSDCLEVVFADGGSTDETLAILENALNQEEPFRVIRCPRKGKINQINFALPQLRGDLVINTDVDARLSSDALKWIVAEFEASPDIRVVGAYSHPLDTLDLEHYYWDAQNKGRFLESEVWTASIVIAQCYGFRRSLLSAFPEDVVADDIYIAYLANTLGYRTVYSRHAISRETRSPQTYAEFLQHKFRKGNAFLRESLRFLYRLPEMDTFCKLMHGTRIAQQLLLPWMLLVWALVAGSLLTLFRVDLVFFAILFLLLLLLLTNRVFASVKLPGDPRHYSFSAVLKSFLMTLLLLLMTGLSYPFFRQSSSYARLPAGMTASDKPETV encoded by the coding sequence ATGTGGTTGCTTGAACTGCTTTTCTTCGGGCTCACCCTTTTTATCGGCTGGATGATGTTCGGCTACTTCCTGTTTATCGCCTTCAAGGGACTCTTTCAGAACAGGAAGGAGCCGGCATTTCCTGAATCCTGGCCGATGATATCGGTCATCGTTCCCTGTTTCAACGAGCAGAGCCAAATTCTGGACAAACTTAACGATTTAAGGGCTCTCGACTATCCGTCCGATTGCCTCGAGGTGGTATTCGCCGACGGCGGCTCGACCGACGAAACCCTTGCTATATTGGAAAACGCTCTCAATCAGGAAGAGCCTTTCCGGGTCATCCGGTGCCCTCGCAAGGGCAAAATCAATCAAATCAACTTCGCGCTGCCGCAACTGCGCGGCGATCTCGTCATCAATACCGACGTAGACGCCCGCCTGAGCTCGGATGCACTGAAATGGATAGTTGCCGAGTTCGAAGCTTCGCCCGACATCCGTGTGGTCGGGGCCTATTCACACCCCCTCGACACGCTTGATCTTGAACATTATTATTGGGATGCCCAAAACAAAGGGCGCTTCCTCGAAAGCGAAGTGTGGACTGCGTCAATTGTCATCGCACAATGCTATGGGTTCCGGCGGAGCTTGTTGTCGGCCTTCCCCGAAGATGTCGTCGCCGATGATATTTACATCGCCTATCTGGCAAATACTCTTGGTTACAGAACCGTTTATTCGCGGCACGCGATTTCCCGGGAGACACGAAGCCCGCAAACGTATGCCGAATTCCTTCAGCACAAATTCCGCAAAGGCAATGCCTTCTTGCGGGAATCCCTGCGTTTCCTGTATCGACTGCCGGAAATGGATACCTTTTGCAAGCTGATGCACGGCACCCGTATCGCTCAGCAACTGCTTTTGCCATGGATGCTCCTGGTGTGGGCATTAGTCGCCGGCTCACTGTTGACTCTCTTTCGGGTCGATCTCGTTTTCTTCGCCATTCTCTTCCTCCTGCTCCTCCTCCTTCTGACCAACCGGGTTTTCGCTTCGGTCAAACTCCCCGGTGACCCACGCCATTATTCTTTTTCCGCTGTTCTTAAGAGTTTTCTCATGACACTGCTGCTGTTGCTGATGACAGGGTTAAGCTATCCTTTTTTCCGGCAGAGCAGCTCATATGCCCGTTTGCCAGCCGGAATGACCGCCTCCGACAAGCCGGAAACAGTGTGA
- a CDS encoding radical SAM protein gives MNTQKYLMNFKYAFRPHKPVMMARLALTFFKILILKKSPLRYVDFNITDKCNLTCKHCFATAFTSSDRRKMELDDYRRVMKEANELGAVNFSFQGGEPLLFPQLEDLIRAAMPYKNVISVTTNGTLLTPERARSLRRLGVDIFTISLDSMQAEDHDSIRNKKGTFEKTMRGIEAALANGCNVTVGTVLSHQNIRSEGIEELFEWVCRRKLTLCLSLAVPVGEWAGSPDVVLTEDDLEYLENLQKKYPYVRTDFEANYLKWGCGAIKEILYITPYGDVLPCPYIHISFGNVFENSLDEIRTIALQNPYFADYWQKCLCATDKDFIQQFLAKISKHEAALPVGHKDVFKQEPPRP, from the coding sequence ATGAATACCCAAAAATACCTCATGAACTTCAAGTACGCCTTCCGGCCTCATAAGCCGGTAATGATGGCGCGGCTTGCCCTGACTTTTTTCAAAATCCTGATCTTGAAGAAGAGCCCGCTTCGGTATGTGGATTTCAATATCACCGATAAATGCAACCTCACGTGCAAGCACTGCTTTGCCACCGCCTTCACCTCCAGCGACCGCCGAAAAATGGAGCTTGACGATTATCGCCGGGTCATGAAGGAGGCTAACGAACTGGGCGCGGTCAACTTTTCTTTTCAGGGCGGGGAGCCGTTGCTCTTTCCGCAATTGGAGGATTTGATCCGGGCGGCAATGCCCTATAAAAACGTCATCTCCGTTACTACTAATGGGACGCTGCTTACGCCCGAGCGGGCTCGGTCGCTCAGAAGATTAGGCGTCGACATTTTCACCATCAGCCTCGACAGCATGCAGGCTGAAGATCACGACAGTATCAGAAACAAGAAGGGAACCTTCGAGAAAACGATGAGGGGGATCGAGGCGGCACTTGCCAACGGATGCAATGTAACCGTTGGCACCGTCCTTTCCCATCAGAATATCAGATCGGAAGGAATCGAGGAGCTCTTCGAGTGGGTGTGCAGAAGAAAGCTCACCCTTTGCCTTTCGCTAGCGGTTCCGGTCGGCGAGTGGGCGGGAAGCCCTGATGTGGTATTGACGGAAGACGACCTGGAATATCTCGAAAATCTTCAAAAGAAGTATCCGTATGTGCGCACTGATTTCGAGGCCAATTATCTGAAGTGGGGCTGCGGCGCGATCAAGGAAATCCTTTACATAACCCCTTACGGAGATGTGCTTCCCTGTCCTTATATTCATATTTCGTTCGGGAATGTTTTTGAGAATAGTCTCGATGAAATCAGAACGATCGCCCTGCAGAACCCTTACTTTGCCGATTATTGGCAGAAATGCTTGTGTGCAACGGATAAAGATTTCATTCAACAGTTTCTCGCAAAAATTAGCAAGCATGAGGCGGCCCTGCCGGTTGGACATAAGGATGTCTTCAAACAAGAACCGCCACGACCATAA
- a CDS encoding HAMP domain-containing protein → MKLLKLKKRIGIGVRLAIMVAVLIVLSTGSFAFFSLMKQRSEAMELFVHNSINMCRSLERILRFSMLENRRDEIQAAIQQIAKEDDIDGVTLVSHRGDIVYGDALQDPEKVTIGDNRCSGCHGNGSEQPLPRLAEPAEVRLLHDAKVAEVSLPIYNDPACANAACHAHTPAESVLGIMQMNISYAQTNEMLNRSYFQLMALSIVIALVTSLIVMALIRRWVSNPVKDLLDGTRRVAEGEIGHIIPVGEAELGGLARAFNKMQEKLLSSQRQLVTAEKLASIGKLAASVAHEINNPLTGILTFAEDLAENADHSDPRRSDFEVIRRQAVRCREIVRQLLDFSRQEKPNLRPVNVNEVLVHTIEFISKQAIFRNIVITTDLENDLPPVIADPIQIEQVMLDLLVNAAEAMSDGGNIFISSLSHQRSHEVEVVVRDTGPGIAEENLPRIFEPFFSTKGGKSMGIGLAVSWNIINQHGGRLEVESKLGEGVTFHIMMPWGKAAPASADAVV, encoded by the coding sequence ATGAAACTGCTGAAGCTGAAGAAGAGAATCGGAATCGGTGTCCGCCTGGCTATTATGGTGGCGGTGCTGATCGTGCTTTCCACCGGTTCCTTTGCATTCTTCAGCCTGATGAAGCAGCGCAGCGAAGCGATGGAACTGTTTGTCCACAACTCGATCAATATGTGCCGGTCACTCGAGCGCATCCTGCGGTTCAGCATGCTCGAAAACCGTCGCGACGAGATACAAGCGGCAATCCAGCAGATCGCCAAAGAAGACGATATCGACGGCGTGACGCTGGTGAGCCATCGCGGAGATATTGTTTACGGGGATGCGTTACAGGACCCCGAAAAAGTGACTATCGGGGACAACCGCTGTTCCGGCTGCCACGGCAACGGCTCGGAGCAGCCGCTTCCGCGGCTGGCTGAGCCGGCAGAGGTTCGGCTGCTGCATGATGCGAAGGTGGCGGAAGTGAGCCTGCCGATCTATAATGATCCGGCCTGCGCGAATGCGGCCTGTCATGCTCATACGCCGGCCGAAAGCGTGTTGGGCATCATGCAAATGAACATTTCCTATGCGCAAACAAACGAGATGTTGAACCGCTCGTATTTTCAGCTCATGGCGCTTTCCATCGTGATCGCCCTGGTCACTTCGCTCATCGTCATGGCGCTCATCCGGCGCTGGGTGTCCAACCCGGTGAAGGACCTGCTCGACGGCACCCGCCGTGTTGCCGAAGGCGAGATCGGCCATATCATTCCGGTCGGCGAGGCCGAGCTCGGCGGGCTGGCGCGTGCTTTCAACAAGATGCAGGAGAAACTGCTCTCCAGCCAGCGACAACTTGTCACCGCCGAGAAGCTCGCGTCGATTGGAAAACTCGCTGCGTCGGTCGCGCACGAGATCAACAATCCCTTGACCGGCATCTTGACGTTTGCGGAGGATCTGGCGGAGAATGCCGATCACAGCGATCCGCGCCGGTCCGATTTCGAAGTGATCCGGCGGCAGGCCGTCCGCTGCCGGGAGATCGTTCGGCAGTTGCTGGATTTCTCGCGCCAGGAGAAACCGAATCTGCGGCCGGTGAATGTCAACGAGGTCCTGGTGCATACGATCGAGTTTATCTCCAAACAGGCGATCTTCAGGAACATCGTGATCACGACTGACCTTGAGAACGATCTGCCTCCGGTGATCGCGGACCCGATTCAGATAGAGCAGGTGATGCTCGATCTGCTTGTGAATGCCGCTGAGGCCATGTCCGACGGCGGAAACATATTCATTTCTTCGCTGTCGCATCAACGTTCGCATGAGGTCGAGGTGGTCGTGCGGGATACCGGGCCGGGCATTGCGGAGGAGAATCTTCCGAGAATATTCGAGCCCTTTTTCTCCACGAAGGGCGGCAAATCAATGGGAATCGGCCTCGCAGTCAGTTGGAACATAATTAATCAACATGGCGGCAGGCTCGAGGTCGAGTCGAAGCTGGGTGAGGGAGTCACTTTCCACATCATGATGCCTTGGGGAAAGGCGGCGCCGGCCTCGGCCGACGCGGTCGTATGA